One Sparus aurata chromosome 5, fSpaAur1.1, whole genome shotgun sequence genomic window carries:
- the kmt5ab gene encoding lysine methyltransferase 5Ab, with protein sequence MAKGKKNVLRTEDTVERKVASSKETKENKPATNKDCKGKVQSVFQSVRSPSKPRSPLSDSSSMLIQEGNESDANNPDVSKPKKDVPNEIKSESCESKDQNPEAACQSQGMREQAEDQLERKESTAHANVRPAAESKVPASKTQSRTGPKFRAKKTENKASQNRKVTDYYPIRRSNRKTKTELKSEEHRFIDDVIKSGIEEGMQIKNIEGKGRGVFAAKGFKKGEFVVEYHGDLLELTEAKQREAQYAQDPQTGCYMYYFQYQCKTYCVDATKESGRLGRLINHSKTGNCQTKLHPIDGTPHLILVASRDIDAEEELLYDYGDRSKASVTAHPWLKY encoded by the exons ATGGCAAAAG GGAAGAAAAATGTGCTGAGAACCGAGGACACTGTTGAACGTAAAGTTGCTTCAAGTAAGgagacaaaggaaaacaaacctGCAACTAACAAG GATTGCAAAGGTAAAGTGCAGTCAGTTTTCCAGAGTGTACGGAGTCCAAGTAAACCTCGATCCCCTCTGAGCGACAGTTCAAGCATGCTGATCCAGGAGGGAAACGAATCTGACGCGAATAATCCTGACGTGTCAAAGCCGAAAAAAG acGTACCTAATGAAATAAAATCGGAGAGTTGTGAATCCAAAGATCAGAACCCTGAAGCGGCATGTCAAAGTCAGGGGATGAGAGAACAAGCTGAAGACCAACTTGAGCGAAAAGAGTCCACGGCGCACGCTAATGTCAGGCCGGCAGCGGAAAGCAAAGTTCCAGCATCCAAAACTCAGAGTAGAACTGGTCCCAAATTCAGAGCAAAAAA AACAGAGAACAAAGCCTCCCAAAACAGAAAGGTCACAGACTATTATCCCATCAGACGGAGCAACAGAAAAACTAAGACAGAGTTAAAG aGTGAAGAACACCGATTCATTGATGATGTGATCAAGAGTGGCATTGAAGAAGGAATGCAG ATCAAAAACATAGAAGGAAAAGGGAGAGGGGTATTTGCTGCCAAGGGCTTCAAAAAGGGAGAGTTTGTCGTGGAGTACCATGGAGACCTTCTGGAGCTGACTGAGGCGAAACAAAGAGAGGCCCAGTACGCTCAGGATCCTCAGACCGGCTGTTACATGTACTACTTCCAGTACCAGTGTAAAACCTACTG TGTGGACGCTACAAAGGAATCCGGCCGTCTTGGAAGACTGATCAACCACAGTAAAACCGGCAACTGCCAAACAAAGCTTCACCCCATCGATGGAACCCCTCATCTGATCTTGGTGGCTTCCAGAGACATCGACGCAGAAGAAGAGCTGCTGTATGACTACGGCGATCGGAGCAAAGCCTCAGTCACGGCTCACCCTTGGCTCAAATACTGA